The DNA segment CCAGCTCGAACCAGTTCTGCTCATTCCCCGCAAAGGCGTGACGCGAGCTAATATGGTCATAGCACGGATGCTCCGGCTTAACGACGATTTTGCCCATAGCCAGCGCTTCCGTCAGCGGCATCGCAAACGTGTCGAATCTAGAGCAGCTCCAGTATACTTTGGCCGAGTTCATCAGCTGAAAAATCTCTGCCTGCGACAAAGCAAATTGCAGCTTTACGTTGCCGGGAATGTCATATTTCTTCATGCTCTCCCGATAACGCTCGCCGCCGAATACCATATACACTTCCTGATCGGGGTTACGCCGGGCATATTCCAACACCAGATCCGGCCGACGATTCTCTTCGTCCCGACCGATCCATAGTACGCGGTTATGCACGATCGCAGCCGGATCAAAATAGCGATGCGCCAGTTCCTCGCTGAAGCCAATCGGAATCACATCTACATCGGTGACACCGAACACGCTGTCCAGCTGCTTTTTCAAAAACTCGGTCTGTACGACAGCTTTATCGACGATGCTGTAGAACGGCTTCATCATCTCATAGCCCGTCAGCGCCGGGTCAGGAAAGCTGTGCGGGAATAATACGCTTTTGGGAATAAACATCTTTAAATAAGTGAAGCCGGAAACGGTAAAGATGACATGCTCGATGCCCTGGGCGTGGATTTGATCCAGGACAATATCATAATTGACCAAATCCCCCTTTTCATGCTCATAACCCGGAATCCAATCATGACCGCTGACATGGCGCTCCGGCGAAATAAAGATGATTTCTACTCCAAGCTCAGCGGCCAGAGTCCGGAGACGTTCCGCAAAAACACGCGGCCCCTGGGCTTCGGAAAACTGAATTTTACGCATAACTAAACCGACTTTTTTCACTGATTCGCCGCCCTTTCTGTGTTGTGCAATCAATGTTCATCCGTTCCTCGATCCCCTGATAAAGTTCCTCTTATCTCCATATATATCAATCATTCAGCTCGCCGCTTGCGGATACATATATAGGGATATTGTCCGCTCATTTCATACCTATCTTTCATCATGTGACCTTTCGGGTACGAGTTAATATTGTAAGGGTACTAACCTTACGATTGATTGTCAAACGACAGGTTTCGATGAAAAAAAGAGGGGGTTTTCAATCCGTCTCAAGAAGCGATTATGACAATCATCGGTTATAATATATAGGATATGGATACTAGGACCGTAGAATAATGAATAATGAATAATGATGTACCAAGGAGGATCACCATGTTTGACCGCTTCCCCGCCCTATCCACCAAACGTCTCCAATTGCGAGAAGTGACGCTGCAGGATATGGACGCGGCCGCAGAGTTATATGGAAATTCCGTTATGATGAAGACTCGTCCGGGACCTAGCAAGCACATGCCCATTCAGGCAAACAAGGAATCCCGCGAGCCTAGGTTTCAGGAACGAGAGGCCATAGCCTACCGCATTCAGGAATGGTTCATGACTCCCTATCAAGAGCAACGGGGCATCCGCTTTGGAATTTACTTGAATAACAGCAACCGAATGATCGGTTCCTGTGGCTTCTCCCACTGGGACAAAACTCATTACAAGGCAGAGCTTGTATACGAGCTCCATCCCGAATATCGGAAGCGTGGGTTTCTAAAAGAGGCATTAGGCGCTCTAATTAACTTTGGCTTCAATACCATGGAGCTCAATCGGATCGAAGCGCGAATCGAGAGCAGTAATCAAGCAGACCAGCGAATGCTATTATCGCTAGGCTTCCGCCATGAGGGAGTCGAACGAGAGGCTGAATTCGCTGACGGCAAATTCATCGATATCGTCTGGCTTAGTATGCTAAAGAGCGACGGCCCACCGCCCGTGCATCTCGTCAAATAACGAGCCGCCACTTTAGCTAACGGCGGTAAGCACTCGCCAGCCCCATTCGGGAGTTTCACCCTAAAGATGACGCCCATGCTGGGCGTAATATAAACAAAGAACCTGAGGCTGTGCCTCAGGTTCTTTGTCCGTGCGTGAGCCGCTGCTTCCTGAACGATACAATCACACGATTTGATTACAGAATCATTGAATCATCCTCATAAGCTTAAGGATTATTAATAGTTAGGACTACAGAATTGGATGGATCGGACAAATGATTCACGGTAGCGTTCGTTCCATCGGCAACTGACAGCACATAAACCTGGTAAGATACACCGGCTGCAATCGGATTACCCGATGCGTCCAAATCAGCCTCGGTAAAGGTCACAATCGGAGTTCCACCTTTGCTGACAGATTTATATGCCCCTCCCCCAAGGCCGCTCGCCCGCGCTTCAGTCATGCCCTCGCCTGACGGTACGAGCAGCACCGCATACGAGGAGATACCGTTCTCGTTCGCCGGTTTGGTGAAGCTGACGATCAGGCTTGCTGCATTGTCGTCCGCTGAAGCACTCACACCCGTAGCTGCCGGAGCCACCGGATCAACGACCGTCAATCTGAGCTCGCCTGACGGACCAGTCAGGGCGTTCAATGAAGCCGTATTGCTTTTAGATACGGATAAAATGAATACCCGATAGGCCTCGCCTGTCTTCAGCACATTGCCGTTCACGTCGCGGGTCGATGCCGACAGAGCCTGGTTAACATCTCTTCCTGCACTAACCGCCGTATAGTTCCCAAAGCGTACCGCATTGGCCTCTTCCTTGCCGAAGCCTTGACTTGTCGGAACAACTAAAATACGATGCTCTGCAATGTTGTCTTCAGTTGCGGATCTAGTGAAGCTGACAACAATATCCCGGCCATCGCCATTATTGCCGTTCACTGTCGCTGTTAAGTTGCCCACCGCCGCGGCCGCGCTATTCCCACTTAGCGTAATCGCTGCGGATTGGGAGGACAAGGCATTCTGACTAGTAGAACCGTCATAACCTACCGAGAGTACAAATACACGGTAGCTGACTCCGTTGCGAATTGCTGCTCCATCGACATCCCGTGCGGAAGATGGAAGCGTCTGACTCAGATAAGAGCCTGCTTTGTCGAAACGGGTATAATTACTGCTTGAAATTCGGATAGCCTTGGAAGCATTAAAGCTGCTGGCATTCGCTGCCTTCACAACAAAAACACGATAGTGGCTAATATTTGATTCATCAGAAGCCCGATTAAATGAGACCTGCAAATCACGGCCATCATTATAATCGCTCACGTCTCTGACATCCAAGCCGTTTACGGCGCCTACGCTATAGTTGTTAGACAATGTAATCGCGGAGGATGCCTTGGAAAGCGTATTGCTGCCCGAATAACTGCCGCGGCCGACCGACAGGATAAACACCCGGTAACTAACACCGTTGCGAATCGCCGCCCCGTCGACGTCTCTCGCGCCGGATGACAATGCTTGCTGTACATAATTGTTGCCGCCTCTATTGACTTCCGTATAATTCGAGCTGCGTACGTTATTTGCTTTGGACAGGTTGAAGCTGTTTGCATTTGAAGCCTTCACGACAAGCACGCGGTAATGGCTCAGATTAGACTCATCCGATGCCCGATTAAACGAGACTAACAAGTCGCGGCCATCGTTATAATCGCTAACATCACTTACGCTCAAGTTAGAAATCGTACCTACACTGTAGTTATTGAGCAAAGTAATAGCGTAGGACGGGCTGGACAGCGCATTGGTGCCCGAATAAGCACCGTTGCCGACCGCCATTACGAATACCCGGTAGCTAACGCCATTACGAATCGTCGCTCCATCGACATCCCTTGCTCCAGAAGGCAAGTTTCGATTAAAGTTATAACCGTCTTTGCCCCACTCCGTGTAATTCGCGCTGGATACATTATTGGCTTTCGCTAAGTTAAAGGAACCATAATCACTCGCTTTTACGACAAATACGCGATAACCACTAATTCTTGATTCATCCGACAGCCTTGTGAAGCTGATGCGCAAATC comes from the Paenibacillus lentus genome and includes:
- a CDS encoding GNAT family N-acetyltransferase, producing MFDRFPALSTKRLQLREVTLQDMDAAAELYGNSVMMKTRPGPSKHMPIQANKESREPRFQEREAIAYRIQEWFMTPYQEQRGIRFGIYLNNSNRMIGSCGFSHWDKTHYKAELVYELHPEYRKRGFLKEALGALINFGFNTMELNRIEARIESSNQADQRMLLSLGFRHEGVEREAEFADGKFIDIVWLSMLKSDGPPPVHLVK
- a CDS encoding glycosyltransferase, producing the protein MKKVGLVMRKIQFSEAQGPRVFAERLRTLAAELGVEIIFISPERHVSGHDWIPGYEHEKGDLVNYDIVLDQIHAQGIEHVIFTVSGFTYLKMFIPKSVLFPHSFPDPALTGYEMMKPFYSIVDKAVVQTEFLKKQLDSVFGVTDVDVIPIGFSEELAHRYFDPAAIVHNRVLWIGRDEENRRPDLVLEYARRNPDQEVYMVFGGERYRESMKKYDIPGNVKLQFALSQAEIFQLMNSAKVYWSCSRFDTFAMPLTEALAMGKIVVKPEHPCYDHISSRHAFAGNEQNWFELVNMALASPLSHSMDNREYAFEKFSSSVMKEGYRQFFDGWLN
- a CDS encoding copper amine oxidase N-terminal domain-containing protein, whose amino-acid sequence is MRKIWITILSALLIFPLVLQTQAHAAQAISIYINGVRLPTDQAPILVSGRAMLPLRAIFEALDAEVDWNNRTKTVTAWKDGTTVVLKINSKAATINNQKVSLDVSAQNVRGRTMAPVRFVSEALGEEVVWDASSKTVYVTTNTTPAAAEPVGYVSARDIANNGDGRDLQVSFARAANQSSIDHYRVFIVKANKASSFNLATAMKVPASNYTSASVGSVDPTVTLTSQSRDVDGDLIKANQAYVAYVISVGKGSLASALSYPSASITLGTSSSVEAATNVKVSDVSDYGDGRDLYVTFTKPSKDSDISSYRIFVVKTKDAGKFDLAAANRLSSQYYTVVNKSSNSTLKAALSSSARDTSGDYIKNGVSYTVFVQSISNNTATASHKLSTASSSITLSRGSVAAPVITQVIDESDYGDGRDLRISFTRLSDESRISGYRVFVVKASDYGSFNLAKANNVSSANYTEWGKDGYNFNRNLPSGARDVDGATIRNGVSYRVFVMAVGNGAYSGTNALSSPSYAITLLNNYSVGTISNLSVSDVSDYNDGRDLLVSFNRASDESNLSHYRVLVVKASNANSFNLSKANNVRSSNYTEVNRGGNNYVQQALSSGARDVDGAAIRNGVSYRVFILSVGRGSYSGSNTLSKASSAITLSNNYSVGAVNGLDVRDVSDYNDGRDLQVSFNRASDESNISHYRVFVVKAANASSFNASKAIRISSSNYTRFDKAGSYLSQTLPSSARDVDGAAIRNGVSYRVFVLSVGYDGSTSQNALSSQSAAITLSGNSAAAAVGNLTATVNGNNGDGRDIVVSFTRSATEDNIAEHRILVVPTSQGFGKEEANAVRFGNYTAVSAGRDVNQALSASTRDVNGNVLKTGEAYRVFILSVSKSNTASLNALTGPSGELRLTVVDPVAPAATGVSASADDNAASLIVSFTKPANENGISSYAVLLVPSGEGMTEARASGLGGGAYKSVSKGGTPIVTFTEADLDASGNPIAAGVSYQVYVLSVADGTNATVNHLSDPSNSVVLTINNP